One segment of Oscillospiraceae bacterium MB08-C2-2 DNA contains the following:
- a CDS encoding NAD(P)/FAD-dependent oxidoreductase: MNYPNLFSPINIGSLEIRNRVVMGAMGNMTANPDQTVSDREIAYYAARAKGGVGLIVNEVTRVNDEHGMMGDRQTSASDDKFIPGLTQLADAVHFYGGAIFIQLHHPGRQTVVPGGMCATPSGVKSLMLNWPCFEMTTEQVEELVQQFIDGAERCKKAGIDGVELHAAHGYMLNQFLSPYTNKRTDKYGGSPIKRAKIIEEIIIGIRERLGDYPIMLRISADEFLERSIFPIPEGEIGLKLDESVEIVKHLVPFGLDAVNVSAGVYETMNEAWEPVSYPEGWKIYLAEEIKKVVDVPVFGVGVIRNPAFAETIISEKRVDGVTIARGMLADPDWCNKASGGHTEEIRRCISCLNCMETMFDGINCSVNPRTGFEWFYNDIDCDGNGRAVAVIGGGPAGMEAALTLAERNFSVTLFEKENHLGGQVWLGSRTPHKQKMSWMIDYYETMFKKKGVKLCLGVEATAESIKALNPYAIFVATGSQPIVPRSICGVDNCNVCTADDILCGNVKYTGKHIAVIGSGLTGMETAEMLAQQGNTLTIIDMADEIGPGAYWQPLSDIKAQLAPSNPIYCPGHKLLEIQQDGVLVEDKSGKKSKIDADAVVLSLGVKSEKTLGNELKELYDRVIFIGDAHNTGRIKQAVAAGYREAYRLS; this comes from the coding sequence ATGAATTATCCGAATTTATTTTCACCAATAAATATAGGCTCGCTGGAAATCCGCAACCGTGTGGTTATGGGCGCAATGGGCAATATGACCGCCAATCCCGATCAAACCGTATCCGACCGTGAAATCGCTTACTATGCGGCCCGGGCAAAAGGCGGCGTAGGTCTGATTGTCAATGAAGTTACAAGGGTAAACGATGAGCACGGCATGATGGGTGATCGGCAGACCTCCGCATCAGACGACAAGTTTATCCCCGGGCTTACTCAGCTTGCTGATGCTGTTCACTTTTACGGCGGCGCCATTTTCATCCAGCTTCACCACCCGGGCAGGCAGACAGTTGTTCCCGGCGGCATGTGCGCCACCCCAAGCGGCGTAAAAAGCCTGATGCTCAACTGGCCCTGCTTTGAAATGACAACCGAACAAGTGGAAGAGCTTGTTCAGCAGTTTATCGATGGCGCAGAGCGCTGCAAGAAGGCAGGGATTGACGGTGTGGAGCTTCATGCCGCCCATGGCTACATGCTTAACCAGTTCTTGTCCCCCTACACGAACAAAAGAACGGATAAATATGGCGGAAGCCCCATCAAGCGTGCAAAAATTATAGAGGAGATTATCATCGGCATCCGGGAGCGTCTGGGGGACTATCCCATTATGCTCAGAATATCGGCGGATGAATTCCTTGAGCGCTCCATTTTCCCCATTCCCGAGGGTGAAATCGGCCTGAAGCTTGATGAGTCTGTTGAGATCGTAAAACATCTGGTTCCCTTCGGCCTTGATGCTGTTAATGTCTCGGCTGGTGTATATGAAACCATGAATGAAGCATGGGAGCCGGTTTCTTATCCCGAGGGCTGGAAGATTTATCTGGCAGAGGAAATCAAAAAGGTAGTTGACGTGCCGGTCTTTGGTGTTGGCGTAATTAGAAACCCTGCGTTTGCCGAAACCATTATTTCTGAAAAGCGTGTAGATGGTGTAACCATTGCTCGCGGCATGCTGGCTGATCCGGATTGGTGCAACAAAGCCAGCGGGGGACACACAGAAGAAATCCGCCGCTGCATTTCCTGCCTGAACTGTATGGAAACCATGTTTGACGGGATTAACTGCTCGGTGAATCCCAGAACCGGATTTGAATGGTTCTATAATGATATTGACTGCGATGGGAATGGACGTGCGGTCGCCGTGATTGGCGGAGGGCCAGCAGGTATGGAAGCGGCCTTGACCCTTGCCGAGCGCAACTTCAGCGTAACTCTGTTTGAAAAGGAAAACCACCTTGGCGGACAGGTTTGGCTCGGTTCCCGAACTCCCCACAAGCAAAAGATGAGCTGGATGATTGACTACTATGAGACCATGTTTAAGAAGAAGGGTGTCAAGCTTTGCCTTGGCGTTGAGGCAACAGCGGAAAGCATTAAAGCACTCAACCCTTACGCAATCTTTGTAGCAACCGGCTCCCAGCCTATTGTGCCACGTTCGATCTGTGGCGTGGATAACTGCAATGTTTGTACAGCGGATGACATTTTGTGCGGCAACGTGAAATACACCGGAAAACACATCGCAGTGATTGGTTCCGGATTGACCGGTATGGAAACAGCAGAAATGCTTGCACAGCAGGGGAATACCCTGACCATCATTGATATGGCGGATGAAATCGGCCCCGGTGCCTATTGGCAGCCCCTCTCCGACATCAAAGCACAGCTTGCACCCTCAAATCCTATATATTGCCCGGGACACAAGCTGCTGGAGATTCAGCAGGATGGCGTTCTTGTGGAAGATAAGAGCGGGAAGAAAAGCAAAATTGATGCGGATGCCGTTGTGCTTTCGTTGGGTGTGAAGTCTGAAAAAACACTGGGAAATGAACTGAAAGAGCTTTATGATCGGGTCATCTTCATCGGCGATGCTCACAACACAGGCAGAATCAAGCAAGCGGTCGCCGCCGGCTACCGTGAGGCTTATCGGCTCAGCTAG